The following are from one region of the Mannheimia granulomatis genome:
- the bioB gene encoding biotin synthase BioB, producing the protein MTTFQLKLKAKDELTPHPTAQYWRKCQVEELFDMPFMDLVFKAAQIHRENFDSNAIQLSTLLSIKTGGCAEDCEYCPQSARYDTGLEKQTMLDIETIVNKAKIAKERGASRFCMGAAWRGPKPKDIKVVSEIINAVKSLGLETCGTFGMLEEGMAEELKDAGLDYYNHNLDTDPERYNKIIHTRNHDDRMDTLGKVRNAGLKVCCGGIVGMNETRPERAGLIASLANLDPQPESVPINQLIKVEGTPLANAEDLDWTEFVRTIAVARITMPRSFVRLSAGRTAMPEAMQALCFMAGANSIFYGDKLLTTENPEEDHDRHLMDKLNLYPLKYECDA; encoded by the coding sequence TAAAGCTCAAGGCAAAAGATGAATTAACGCCGCATCCTACGGCACAATATTGGAGGAAATGCCAAGTAGAAGAACTATTTGATATGCCGTTTATGGATTTGGTATTTAAAGCGGCACAAATTCATCGTGAAAATTTTGATTCTAACGCGATTCAGCTTTCTACGTTACTTTCAATTAAAACCGGAGGCTGTGCGGAAGACTGTGAATATTGTCCACAATCGGCCCGTTATGATACCGGCTTAGAAAAGCAGACCATGCTTGATATTGAAACTATAGTTAACAAAGCTAAAATTGCCAAAGAAAGAGGGGCGAGCCGCTTTTGTATGGGGGCTGCATGGCGAGGGCCAAAGCCAAAGGATATTAAAGTGGTGTCTGAAATTATCAATGCGGTGAAATCGTTGGGTTTAGAAACTTGTGGCACTTTTGGTATGTTAGAAGAAGGCATGGCAGAAGAATTAAAAGATGCTGGCTTAGATTACTACAATCACAATTTAGATACGGATCCGGAACGTTACAATAAAATTATCCACACTCGTAATCATGATGATAGAATGGACACCCTCGGTAAAGTGCGTAATGCAGGGCTTAAGGTATGCTGTGGTGGTATTGTAGGCATGAATGAAACCCGTCCTGAACGTGCAGGCTTGATTGCAAGTCTTGCCAATCTTGACCCGCAACCTGAAAGTGTGCCAATTAACCAACTTATTAAAGTAGAAGGTACACCACTGGCGAATGCAGAAGATTTGGATTGGACGGAATTTGTTCGTACTATTGCTGTTGCCAGAATTACCATGCCTCGCAGTTTTGTTCGCCTTTCTGCCGGCAGAACAGCTATGCCGGAAGCAATGCAAGCACTTTGTTTTATGGCTGGGGCAAACTCAATTTTCTACGGAGATAAACTTCTCACCACTGAAAACCCGGAAGAAGATCACGATAGGCACTTAATGGATAAACTGAATTTATATCCATTGAAATATGAGTGCGATGCTTAA
- the ycaO gene encoding 30S ribosomal protein S12 methylthiotransferase accessory factor YcaO, with protein MTEQTFITGKDAALEDSISTFQHKLKTLGFNIEEASWLNPVPNVWSVHIRDVDCPQCFTNGKGASKKAALASALGEYFERLSSNYFWADFYLGQELANADFVHYPTEKWFPIEDEEIPPPEMMDEFLWEYFDPNGELMPELLVDLQSGNYDRGIVTLPYVRQSDNQTVYIPQSIIGNLFVSNGMSAGNSKNEARVQGLSEVFERFVKNRIITEAISLPEIPQKVIDGYPTIKASIEKLEQEGFPILCYDASLGGEFPVICVILFNPQNGTCFASFGAHPNFQVAFERTVTELLQGRSLKDLDVFAPPSFNNEDVADHANLETHFIDSSGLISWDLFKRDADYPFVHWDFSGTTEEEFNSMMAIFNKHNQPVYIMDYEHLGVYACRILAPGMSNIYPSDDLIYANNNMGMDWREILLDLPHFHHDAETYQELLDELDEQGIDDLTRVREFIGVVAEKGSALQTLRIGELKSMLHLALGNLEQALDWANWTANMNASVFTAERNNYYRCLIQSIELFLDESREPEQYRRVFEKMYGTQAVESAWSAITGGNPFVGLTASDESLENMAAHQKLLNAYRKLQKAKVNPIAR; from the coding sequence ATGACTGAACAAACCTTTATTACCGGTAAAGATGCTGCACTTGAAGACAGTATCTCCACTTTCCAACATAAATTAAAAACATTAGGCTTTAACATTGAGGAAGCTTCTTGGTTAAACCCTGTGCCGAATGTATGGTCGGTGCATATTCGTGATGTGGATTGCCCACAATGTTTCACCAACGGTAAAGGAGCGAGCAAGAAAGCGGCTCTTGCCTCAGCATTAGGCGAATATTTTGAGCGTTTATCCAGCAACTATTTCTGGGCAGATTTCTATTTAGGGCAGGAATTAGCTAATGCTGATTTCGTGCATTATCCAACCGAAAAATGGTTCCCGATTGAAGATGAAGAAATTCCACCACCGGAGATGATGGACGAATTCCTGTGGGAATATTTTGATCCCAACGGTGAGCTAATGCCTGAATTATTAGTTGATTTGCAATCAGGCAATTATGATCGTGGTATTGTGACTCTGCCTTATGTTCGCCAATCTGATAATCAAACTGTTTATATTCCGCAGAGCATTATCGGCAACTTGTTTGTATCTAACGGTATGTCGGCGGGTAACAGCAAAAATGAAGCTCGTGTACAAGGCTTATCCGAAGTATTCGAGCGTTTTGTGAAAAACCGCATTATTACTGAAGCAATTAGCCTGCCGGAAATTCCACAAAAGGTGATTGACGGCTACCCAACTATCAAGGCTTCGATTGAAAAATTAGAGCAAGAAGGCTTCCCGATTCTTTGTTACGATGCTTCGTTAGGTGGCGAATTCCCGGTAATTTGTGTGATTTTATTTAATCCGCAAAACGGCACCTGCTTTGCCTCGTTTGGTGCTCACCCGAATTTCCAAGTGGCATTTGAGCGTACTGTCACCGAATTATTACAAGGGCGTAGCTTAAAAGATTTAGATGTATTTGCTCCGCCATCGTTTAATAATGAAGATGTTGCCGATCACGCCAACCTTGAAACTCATTTTATTGATTCAAGCGGTCTAATTTCTTGGGATCTTTTCAAACGTGATGCAGACTATCCATTTGTACACTGGGATTTCTCCGGCACCACCGAAGAAGAATTTAATAGTATGATGGCAATTTTCAATAAGCATAATCAGCCTGTGTATATTATGGATTACGAGCATTTAGGCGTGTATGCCTGCCGTATTTTAGCACCGGGAATGTCTAACATTTACCCAAGCGATGATTTAATTTACGCTAACAACAATATGGGTATGGATTGGCGTGAGATTTTATTGGATCTGCCACATTTCCACCATGATGCTGAGACTTATCAAGAGTTATTAGATGAACTAGACGAGCAAGGCATTGATGATTTAACCCGTGTGCGTGAATTTATCGGTGTGGTGGCTGAAAAAGGGTCAGCATTGCAAACCTTGCGTATTGGTGAATTAAAATCAATGCTTCACCTTGCATTAGGCAACTTAGAGCAAGCATTAGACTGGGCGAACTGGACGGCAAATATGAACGCAAGTGTCTTTACCGCTGAACGTAACAACTACTATCGTTGCTTAATTCAATCTATCGAATTATTCTTAGATGAAAGCCGCGAGCCTGAGCAATATCGTCGTGTCTTTGAGAAAATGTACGGTACTCAAGCGGTGGAATCCGCTTGGTCGGCAATCACCGGCGGTAATCCGTTTGTCGGCTTAACCGCCTCTGATGAAAGCCTAGAAAATATGGCAGCACATCAAAAATTACTCAATGCTTACCGCAAACTGCAAAAAGCGAAAGTAAACCCGATTGCAAGATAA
- a CDS encoding putative oxygenase MesX encodes MTTNFECRVHTLEFDENYQPEAQSTRLTTNFANLARGENRKENLQNAIAMINKRFNDLADWDNPTSDRYSVKLDIVSMDIDVEGKGEFFPALEWLKTYVVDHQTGKTIDGIVGNNFSSFVRDYDFSVLLLDHNKDKPEFTVPEGYGELHGKLFKHLLASPAYKAKYSKPPVICLSVATTRTYTRTTNVHPILGVEYLQDSYSLTDAYFAKMGLKVRYFMPPKSVAPYAFYFDENADLLNDYTNLELISTIATMEAFQKIYRPEIYNANSVAGQVYKGSLTYQDYSVTKVEYDRVERTQLAIKQGKYAEAHFINPYKAILEAWLNEK; translated from the coding sequence ATGACAACCAATTTTGAATGCCGTGTGCACACACTTGAATTTGATGAAAACTACCAACCGGAAGCACAAAGCACCCGTTTAACCACTAACTTTGCTAACCTTGCCCGTGGCGAAAACCGTAAAGAAAACCTACAAAATGCGATTGCGATGATCAATAAGCGTTTCAATGATTTGGCGGATTGGGATAACCCAACGTCGGATCGTTATTCCGTCAAATTAGACATTGTTTCAATGGACATTGACGTTGAGGGCAAAGGCGAGTTTTTCCCAGCACTTGAATGGCTTAAAACCTATGTAGTCGATCACCAAACCGGCAAAACCATTGACGGCATTGTGGGTAACAACTTCTCTTCGTTCGTGCGTGACTACGATTTTAGCGTTCTGCTGCTCGATCACAACAAAGACAAACCGGAATTTACCGTGCCGGAAGGCTACGGCGAGTTACACGGCAAGCTGTTCAAACATTTATTGGCATCACCTGCCTACAAAGCAAAATACAGCAAACCGCCGGTGATCTGTTTAAGCGTAGCGACCACCCGCACCTACACCAGAACCACCAACGTTCACCCGATTTTGGGCGTGGAGTATCTTCAAGATAGCTATTCATTAACCGATGCGTATTTTGCGAAAATGGGCTTAAAAGTGCGTTACTTTATGCCGCCAAAATCCGTTGCACCGTATGCGTTCTACTTTGATGAGAATGCCGACTTGCTCAATGATTACACTAACTTAGAGCTAATCAGCACAATTGCCACGATGGAAGCGTTCCAAAAAATCTACCGTCCGGAGATTTACAATGCGAACTCGGTGGCGGGACAGGTGTACAAAGGTAGCCTAACCTACCAAGACTACTCTGTTACCAAAGTGGAATACGACCGTGTGGAGCGTACTCAACTGGCGATCAAGCAAGGTAAATATGCCGAAGCGCATTTTATCAATCCGTACAAAGCGATTTTAGAGGCTTGGTTAAACGAAAAATAA
- the cmoB gene encoding tRNA 5-methoxyuridine(34)/uridine 5-oxyacetic acid(34) synthase CmoB: MIDFRLFYQQIATTNLSAWLETLPLQLKQWEKTTHADYAKWAKIADFLPNSTACINLKDKVESIPNDPLSAGETKQIVHHLKQLMPWRKGPYHLHGIHIDTEWRSDFKWDRVLPHLSPLAGRTILDVGCGSGYHMWRMVGEGAKMVVGIDPTELFLCQFEAVRKMLGNDRRANLIPLGIEQMQPLAAFDTVFSMGVLYHRKSPLDHLSQLKAQLVKGGELVLETLVIDGGVNDVLVPADRYAKMKNVYFIPSVPALINWLEKVGFKNVRCVDEAVTTLEEQRKTDWLENESLVDFLDPNDQSKTIEGYPAPKRAVILANV; this comes from the coding sequence ATGATCGACTTCCGTCTTTTTTATCAACAAATTGCCACCACTAACCTCTCGGCTTGGTTGGAAACACTTCCTTTGCAGTTAAAACAATGGGAGAAAACTACCCACGCAGATTATGCCAAATGGGCAAAAATTGCAGATTTTTTACCAAATTCGACCGCTTGTATCAACCTAAAAGATAAGGTGGAATCCATTCCAAACGATCCCTTATCCGCCGGGGAAACCAAACAAATTGTGCATCATCTCAAACAACTGATGCCTTGGCGTAAAGGGCCTTATCATCTGCACGGTATTCATATCGACACTGAATGGCGTTCTGATTTCAAATGGGATCGCGTACTGCCGCACTTATCTCCATTAGCAGGTAGAACGATTTTAGATGTCGGCTGTGGCAGTGGTTATCATATGTGGCGAATGGTCGGCGAAGGGGCAAAAATGGTGGTGGGTATCGACCCTACCGAGCTTTTTCTCTGTCAATTTGAAGCTGTGAGAAAAATGCTGGGCAACGACCGCAGAGCAAATTTAATTCCTTTAGGCATTGAGCAAATGCAACCGCTTGCGGCCTTTGATACCGTCTTTTCTATGGGCGTGCTGTATCATCGCAAATCGCCACTTGATCACCTCTCTCAGCTCAAAGCTCAGCTTGTGAAAGGTGGAGAATTAGTATTGGAAACCTTAGTGATTGATGGTGGTGTGAATGATGTTCTCGTACCGGCTGATCGCTACGCAAAAATGAAAAACGTCTATTTTATTCCGTCTGTGCCGGCTCTTATTAATTGGTTGGAAAAAGTTGGTTTTAAAAATGTGCGTTGTGTAGATGAAGCAGTAACTACCCTTGAAGAACAGCGTAAAACCGATTGGTTGGAAAATGAGAGTTTGGTGGATTTTTTAGATCCAAACGATCAGAGCAAAACCATTGAAGGCTACCCTGCCCCGAAGCGGGCTGTGATTCTGGCCAATGTTTAA
- a CDS encoding methionine synthase has product MSKILLPTSTAGSLPKPAWLAEPEKLWSEWKFQGDELLQAKRDALLVSLAEQVATGIDIVSDGEQTRQHFVTTFIEHLDGVDFNKRETVRIRNRYDASVPTVVGAVSRPKSVFVEDAKFLRAHTDKPIKWALPGPMTMIDTLYDAHYKSREKLAWEFAKILNEEAKELEAAGVDIIQFDEPAFNVFFDELNDWGVAALERAAEGLKCETAVHICYGYGIKANTDWKQTLGNEWRQYEESFPKLQQSKIDIISLECQNSRVPMDLIELVRGKKVMLGAIDVATNIIETPEQVAETLRKALQFVDADKLYPCTNCGMAPLSRQVARGKLQALSQGAAIIRAELAG; this is encoded by the coding sequence ATGAGCAAAATCCTTCTCCCAACTTCCACCGCTGGTAGCCTGCCAAAACCCGCTTGGCTTGCTGAGCCTGAAAAACTCTGGTCTGAATGGAAATTCCAAGGCGATGAACTTCTCCAAGCCAAACGTGATGCCCTGTTAGTTTCCCTTGCCGAGCAAGTTGCCACAGGGATTGATATTGTCAGCGACGGCGAGCAGACCCGTCAGCATTTCGTGACCACCTTCATCGAACATTTAGACGGCGTGGATTTCAATAAACGTGAAACTGTGCGTATCCGTAACCGTTACGATGCGAGCGTGCCAACGGTAGTCGGTGCGGTTTCTCGCCCGAAATCGGTATTTGTCGAAGATGCAAAATTCCTGCGTGCTCACACCGACAAGCCGATCAAATGGGCGTTACCGGGGCCAATGACGATGATCGACACCCTCTACGATGCCCACTACAAAAGCCGTGAAAAACTGGCGTGGGAATTTGCCAAAATCCTCAACGAAGAAGCCAAAGAGCTGGAAGCGGCTGGCGTGGACATCATTCAATTTGATGAACCGGCGTTTAACGTCTTCTTTGACGAGCTGAACGACTGGGGCGTGGCAGCCTTAGAACGTGCCGCAGAAGGCTTAAAATGCGAAACCGCTGTGCATATCTGCTACGGCTACGGCATCAAAGCGAACACCGACTGGAAGCAAACCCTCGGCAACGAATGGCGTCAATACGAAGAGAGCTTCCCGAAACTGCAACAATCGAAAATCGACATTATCTCGCTTGAGTGCCAAAACTCTCGTGTGCCAATGGATTTAATCGAGTTAGTGCGTGGCAAAAAAGTAATGCTCGGTGCGATTGATGTGGCAACCAACATCATCGAAACGCCGGAACAAGTGGCAGAAACCCTACGCAAAGCGTTGCAATTTGTTGATGCAGACAAACTCTACCCTTGTACCAACTGCGGAATGGCACCGCTTTCACGCCAAGTCGCTCGTGGCAAATTACAAGCGCTCAGCCAAGGAGCTGCAATTATTAGAGCTGAACTTGCCGGTTAA